The Cryptomeria japonica chromosome 9, Sugi_1.0, whole genome shotgun sequence DNA segment AAATGAACAATCACAATGAAATTATAAAGACAATTATAAAAATAAATCTCATATAAAATAGAAAGATGCTTGAATTTAAATATAGATGAGCTAAGTATATAAATTAAACCAATTTAACAAAATTTTGCTCTTACagataattatatattaaaaaaattaatttaaaaaataaataaatcaatcaaattgATATGAAACACAATATTCAATATAAAATGTTGATACTAAAGATTGTTATAGTAAATTTTTTATACTTCTATATCTCATATCCTTATGGTTGTCTCAATCACATTTTTTACAAGGTTGTTTAATAGGTTGGTAAGTGTTTTCTTTCAACTTAGATTATAAATAATTATGCTTACTTTTGAAAAATAGAATCAAATGAGGGAATACCTGAGGACCATGTTGTACTCCTCCTTTAAATGGGTCACCAATCACAATCTTCTTTGctctttctcttattttcttcACAAATTTATCATAAATACCTCCTTGAACAAATACTCTTGTACCTGCTATGCATACTTGTCCCTATAACATTacccaaaaggttttaatttttttcAGAATTCATATTTATACATGTTGCATATGATATCACCAATGAATAAGTATTGAAACATACCATGTTTGTGAATGTAGCTACAGTAGCAATTTCTACAGCTTTGTCTATATCAAAATCATCCATGATAATTAAAGGTGATTTCCCACCAAGTTCTAATGTTACATCCTTCAAATTACTCTTTGCCGCACCTTCCATTATCAATCTACCCACTTGAGTTGACCCTGTAAATGCAATCTAAATAGCATACATGTAGTATTAATTTTAGATTATAAATAAAATTCTAAAGTTATTTtacatatttataaataaattgaaaCATTGAATAAAAAGTTATGAaggaaaatattattattaatttatttcaattatatgtATTCTTTAAAACTACAAAGAAAATAATCGTTTAAAACAAATTTTGTAATATATATATTGAATCtagataaaattattttatataaaatttgtattTTATTTAACTTATATTGCAATAAGTAATTAAGATTGAATTTTGACTTTTTTTAGTGATCATAAATTAGAAGTGGCTTATATTGGCTAGCTTAATTTGACTTTTAACAAAATAAATATTTCTTACTTCTATGACAATGAGTGCAAATATCTTTAACTAAACttctaatatttaaaaaaaaaaaaaacaatcccaTATTTCAACcagatataatataataaaaacaaAGAATTTAATTTTTCATACTCATACCTTATCAATATCCATATGACTGCTTATGGCAGCACCAGCAATTGCTCCAAAACCAGGAAGCACATTAAGTACACCAGGAGGTATTCCAGCCTATATTATTCACAAACCAATTAACTAATATTGAAAAACCATTCTgaatatattttgatttttatctAGATTGTTAAATGAAAGGCTTCCAAATTAATCTAAACCTGCAACTTAACTAATGAAACAGAAAATTTATCTGCAATATAAGAAATTACATATTATATGTACCTCTACAGATAAATGGGCACAGTAGAGTGCAGTTAATGGAGTCAACTCTGCAGGTTTGACAACTAGTGTGCATCCACAGGCCAAAGCAGGAGCAATCTTAGTGAAAAGCATGATTAGAGGAAAGTTCCAGGGTATAATCTGACCACAAACTCCAATGGGCTCTTGCAATGTATATCCTTGGTATGCCCCATTCATCTTTAATGTCATCCCATGGATTTTATCAGCATACCCTGCAAAAATTACACATTATGTAGATAACTCTTttaaaaagttcataaacaaaaatGTTAAAGCTTTTGTATTAGATCTAGATTATTGGCCTGATCAACTCAGCATAAACATTCTTTTTCCCAATTTGCAGAGAAGTGTTTATAGTTTTTCATTAGATAAGATGAGAAGAAACTGTCACTACAATGAAGAATGTATATCTATACCAACCTGCATAGTATTGAAGAACACTGATTGATTTTGGCAAATCTATTACTTTAACAAGATCCAGAGGTTTTCCTCCATCCCATGTTTCCAATAGTGCAAGTTCCTCTGAATGTTGTTGAATCAGATCTGCAAATTTATTCAGTATGCGGCCTCTCTCCTGGAATTACAAGAAAATTTAATGGGTGTTTGCTCTTtaacatcttgatgatggatcatagagggTGGTCGAAAACATTGATAccaaaaaaaattcacacaatctaatccagaaataaTTGATTATAGAAACATAATATCTATTATAATGATGAATGAGAGATCTCACAGAGCCAGGCATGCGAGGCCATGGACCATGATCAAAGGCCGCCCTGGCTGCTTTGACAGCCAAATCAACATCTTCTTTGGTGGCCTCTGATACACTTGTTATCACTTCCTCTGTTCTTGGATCAAATGTCTCAAATGTTTTCCCTGCACATAAATTCATTACAAGACATTAATGGATGTTAAAAAGCTCAAAATTGATCTACCCACCAAAGATAATTACCTGAAACTGAATCCACAAATTCTCCATTAATGAAGAGCTTTGTGTATTTCACTTTGATTGGAGATTTTATTGGCCCATCATTTTCCATTACTAACTTCCATGGCCCTGCTTCTGCTTCTGGACCATTAGATTTAGGGGAGGCCATGAAACTAATTTCTGTCTTTATTTCTCTACTCAGACAAAATTTGCTGCACAACTTAAGGCAAAATCATCCCTATAAATGGGAAGATGAGGCGGCAAAGCTTAAAAAAATAAAAGTATATTGATTATAAAGTCAACGAAGATTTTATAAAGATTTATTGCTGTTATATTAAAGTTCAAGGAATTAAAAGTCAAGGTTGTGTACAAATCCAACTTGAAGAATGaaaataaacttttaaataaaatacCTTGAGAAGAAATAAGCTAGATTGTAGATCATTTCAAATCATAAAAGTTGCAATATTAAAGTTTCAGATATTAAATAAGAGATAAGAATATAAAGATTAAGTAGAGTTTTTAACCATTGAATTTTCAATTATGATTAATAATTTAAAGTTCAGTTgacaaaagaaataaaattcatATATTTAACATCTATGACATGTATGATTACATTGAGTTCaaggaaaataattttattttgtttttattttttatttttttgatggagGTCTAGACTTAGCAGGGCAGACCAGCAAGGGCAGGAAGTTCGTGAGCCGCCATTCTATGGAGGGCATGTACCTTCACAAGTAGTTTTTGCCACTCAATATGAGAGCATGAGTCTAATGACTGAAACCTCTTCAACTAAGAGCCAAAGATTGAGGGGTATCCaaataaaattcatatttttaaGATCCATGACATATGATTACTTTGAGTTAAagaaaaatagttttatttttatttattttgaaaaatataaaattataaagaaTAGAACTAGCAACAAAATAGAAGCCATTGaaggaaaaaaaatataaattttgaaccCGTCAAAAGTATTTGGTCTATATATGATTCCTTTGAgttaaaagaaaatatttattttttattttttattttttgatggagGTCTAGACTTGCCCCACACGAACTTATAGACTGAAACCTCTTCCCCTAAGAACCAAGGACTGAAGGGTATCCAAATAAAATTCATATATCTAAGATCTATGACATATGACTactttgaattaaaataaataaatttatgaactagcaacaaaatagAAGTTACTGAAAGAAAAACTTATAAATTTTGAACCCTTCAAAAGTATTTGGTATTTTGCATCATCCTAAATCTCACATATGAAGTCATAAttattaaatatgtttaaatattACCTTTTTTATTATTGACAACTCACTCTAgactaaagaaaaataaaacatgttgCAGACTTTGCCGTCCAAATAAACGTGTAGAGAATATGGGTAAGTAGTGAATTTGAAGTAAACGATGCATCGAAGAGCAATTTTGTCTTAAAGTGAATTTTTTTTCTAGAATTTGTAAGAATTTCTAGGGTAACTACTATTTCAAAGAACATGAACAAGGACTCTATagtctttttttttaaattgtttatttAGTTAAATGTCAATATGTCTGAAATTAAATGCatttcatttaattcaattaaaatagaaaagtaattatatgtaaaaatatatatgatgtatttaatatataaatcaTGAGTAATTTGATatataaaagattaaaaaatattgtataagaaaataatttgataaaatatatatttaaaaaatggtTAGTGTGAGTGTAAGGTGGGCAAATGAGTGAAAATAAATAtaagataaaaatagaataataattGAAAGCCAGAGGATAAAAGAAGAAGATAGGAAGAAATAAATAGATCGATTGGTGTGGAGAAAGAGAATTCCTAAAAGAAGTTACTAATAGAGAGGTAAGGAAACTAGGAAAGCCAAGAAGTGGTCTAGAAAGATAGAATCTTAGGGCACTAGAAGTGAAACATAGTAAAAAATAATGGGTGCCTAAAGGTCCAAATACATCGACAAGAGAATAAATTCCTTGTCAGCCCAAGGGTCTTCGAGCAAAAGAAGGCAATATCATGGGAAGCTGTGCAAACCTCAATCTCTAGCTATCCCATCTAGACTCAATACTTTCTTCATTAAGTGAGCAATTTTTTGGCCATCAAAAACTCATGTGTATAATTGATGCAAACAATAGTGGGGTAGGTATGTAAAAATAAAATACAtgccaaaaggtttcttttctagTAGAATGTAATACGACTATTTTAAATGACACTCCATTGCTAATGAAGAAAGTAGGCTTCTTTGTGTGGTTAGGAGCTTGATTTTAACCACCCACTCATGCTCCACAAATCGCCCCTATGTATCTTAAACTATATAATCTAGAATTCGAGTATTGATATTTGGGCATTCTAAAAAAGATTAACaattttcttggattcttcatgtagtttcacttttcatttttttttaataaaatagcaTATTTGAAACATAAGCATCAATATTCACCAAATAACATAAACACAATCCTCACCAAACTATATCCAATAGTCGTAATTAATTAAAATCAACAACATACATAGACTTGCATAAATGATTCAAACTCTAGTTGTGAGTTTATTGATTATGATATGATCTCTAAAATAAAGGGGCTATTATGATAGTGAACCCAATAGCAACACACAACATTAACAAGTAATGTTCACACTGGTTCACTAAACTTTCTTATGAATCCTTGCAATTTCAATGCACTCTCTAAGCGAGAATGCTCACAAAGAACCAAAGGGTTTTCGTCATCTGATTTTGTAAAGCAATTAGTTTTTGTCCACTAATCATAATTTCCTATGGGTTTTCATCCATAGAAGTTCATTTGAACACAAGTTCCCAAGACAAATATCAAACACGTCGTCCTATAGCCAAAATGGTTGCCAAGGTCCAAATTTGAATGTTCACATGCTACATCATGGGTTAGCCTTATAGGCCTTACAAACTTCTTCAGCTTGGGTTTAGAGGTTTTCCTTCCCTCTAAATTGGTGTGGGTTAAGTTGTAGCTCTAATCCCCAATCCCCATATATCACTAAGTTTGTTCTAGCCTTCCACTCTGACATGGGTCAAGTTCTATCCTCAAGCTTCGATTTTGATGACTCTTTGGCATTAGCTGAAAATAATCCTTCATTCATGATATCTAACAACACTTAGGCACCCATTAGGAAGCACCTCTGATACTCTACCCTTGACGACACTCTAGTTCACGTAAGACAACAACCCTGATCCCTAACCTCTGATAAATGTTTTAAATATGGTTCACCCTAGGTGAGAAATCTAAAAATTTAGATTTCTAAACAAAGGATTGACTAGTCCTCCACCTTAAGATTTCTTATCCTCAAGAAATTCAAATTAGGATGCTTGAGTATCTCAAATCCTTTCCATGCAACATCTTCAACTAGTAGGTTTTTCCACCTAATTAGATACTTCATGATGTTTTTTTCCTCAACCATTTGGCATGGATGTCTTTCACTTCTTCTTGGATCACAATCAATTACCCCCATCATCTACGTGTGGCAACTACTTTAAGGGTGTAATGTGCTAACCAAGGAGCTTCTTCAAATAAACACATGAATATTTTGTGAATCAAGCATCATTCTGTAGAAGATCCAACTTATAGGCCACTTAATTGATCTACCTCATAATTCTATATGGCTCATGATATTAAGGTTTAATCTTTTTAACTCCCTTCTtcgtaatatttttttttatatggcTACGATCTTAGGAAAATCAAACCTCCCACCTTAAAATACCTCTCTATTCGTTTCCAATTTGTGTAGGTCTTCTATTGGTTTTGTTCTTACTAAAAATTATCCTTTAGCACCCTCAATATCTCTTGATCTTATGACCCATCAAGTCACTTATTATTGGGACTCTATTATGTGAAAGCAATAGATTAGTAAAAGATAGTGCACCACACCTATATAGATCCCTATAAGGTTTCATCTCAATGGATATGTGGTATGAGGTATTACAATAATATTCACCTAGGTGCAACCACTTGATCCATGCAATTTGTTTCAATCTGAAACATAGTTTCTCGAGTGCCCCTTGAAATCCTCTTATTCGCCATCTATTCATCTATTTATGGATGGTAGATAGTACTAGGTGTTAGTTGTACACCTACCAAGTGAAATAATTCTTGTAACAAAGAATGAATAAATCTATTATCCCTTGTAGTGTTGTTAATTGTATCcttatacaattttgtcctcaccttggTGTCTCAGCCTTTAGTGCTTAGCGCCCACTTTAATTCTATTCACACCCTCCTAAATTTTACATCTTTATCCAACATCTATCCAATTTTGAGTCTTGATTGATAGGAATAGGATgtcctgggcgccctggtcctggctCAGGACCAAGACACCCTAACTGCCCTAGTCCTATAGGACACAAAATAGGACCCTCCAACAATCACCTCTTATGAGCAAAAATTTGGCTCCATGTCAGCCTTCTCCTTAAGTTTAAACACTTAATGCATGATTAGGTATAAAATTAAAAGAAGCCTTCACCCCCCTCATTTGATAACTTTTGGAGAACTAGAGGATACATGCAAGGAATTGACTAGGGCAAGTCCCCAAACAAGCCCCAAATATTTTCCCTTTCTTTTGTGTGTGTAGATATTTGGAAGCCATTCAATTGCATAAGGGTTTACAATGTCTTCTTTTTTGTAGATTTATTTGTGTTGTtcttttaaagtatatcaaatctTATTTTTTAATATCTTTCTTGTACAATATTTGTTGGTGTTTTCTATGTTTTGTTCTTGAACATTAGCCAAATCATAGAGTCAATTCTTCCTTAT contains these protein-coding regions:
- the LOC131073846 gene encoding aldehyde dehydrogenase 1; translation: MASPKSNGPEAEAGPWKLVMENDGPIKSPIKVKYTKLFINGEFVDSVSGKTFETFDPRTEEVITSVSEATKEDVDLAVKAARAAFDHGPWPRMPGSERGRILNKFADLIQQHSEELALLETWDGGKPLDLVKVIDLPKSISVLQYYAGYADKIHGMTLKMNGAYQGYTLQEPIGVCGQIIPWNFPLIMLFTKIAPALACGCTLVVKPAELTPLTALYCAHLSVEAGIPPGVLNVLPGFGAIAGAAISSHMDIDKIAFTGSTQVGRLIMEGAAKSNLKDVTLELGGKSPLIIMDDFDIDKAVEIATVATFTNMGQVCIAGTRVFVQGGIYDKFVKKIRERAKKIVIGDPFKGGVQHGPQINKIQFDKILKYIQYGKIDGANLLIGGHSLGGKGFYIEPTIFIGVEDNMRISQEEIFGPVMSILKFKTIEEVIERGNKTIYGLGAGVLTKNINVANRVARSLRAGTMWINTYLIIENDAPFGGYKMSGIGREYGPYGLQNYLQVKSVITPLHESPWL